One segment of Candidatus Latescibacter sp. DNA contains the following:
- a CDS encoding type II toxin-antitoxin system VapC family toxin, translating into MKSVYIETSIISYLTSHPSRDLRSAAWQQVTIQWWAQERPKYELLTSELVVAEASAGDHEAAGIRLAVLGSIAELPVDEEVQAFAAKLIEGGGVPPRAEADALHIAVACVHEVDYLLTWNFRHIDNASVKPIIRLICTTAGYTCPEICTPLELLSEE; encoded by the coding sequence ATGAAAAGCGTTTATATAGAAACTTCTATCATCAGCTATTTGACATCACACCCGAGTCGAGATTTACGCTCGGCGGCATGGCAACAAGTCACCATTCAGTGGTGGGCGCAAGAGCGTCCGAAGTACGAATTGTTAACTTCCGAACTGGTCGTTGCCGAAGCATCAGCAGGTGACCACGAAGCTGCAGGTATTCGCTTGGCAGTGCTGGGGAGCATTGCAGAACTTCCGGTTGACGAGGAGGTGCAGGCGTTTGCGGCCAAGCTGATCGAAGGCGGCGGCGTTCCTCCCAGAGCAGAGGCCGATGCTCTTCACATCGCCGTGGCATGTGTTCACGAGGTGGACTATTTGCTAACTTGGAACTTTCGACATATAGACAACGCTTCAGTAAAACCAATAATCCGGTTGATTTGTACGACAGCCGGATACACTTGCCCAGAAATATGTACCCCCTTAGAGCTACTGTCGGAGGAATAG
- a CDS encoding GDP-L-fucose synthase, translated as MNDFWKDRRVVVTGGAGFLGGYVLQGLETRGASHVMVPRLEEYDLTILADIRRMYDDMRPGLVIHLAAVVGGIGANMAHPGTFFYRNLVMGVQLMEEARLRGIEKFVALGTICAYPKYTPVPFREEDLWNGYPEETNAPYGLAKKMLLVQSQAYRQEYGFNSIYLLPVNLYGPGDNFDPASSHVIPALIKKCVDALERGEDTIVVWGTGKASREFLYAADAAEGILLAAERCNSSDPVNLGAGFEITISELVKKIALYSGFTGKILWDTSKPDGQPRRCLDTARAWERFGFRAKVDFDEGLRRTIEWYRAFRNGLKSG; from the coding sequence TCGGTGGATACGTTCTACAAGGGCTTGAAACCCGTGGCGCCAGTCATGTAATGGTACCCCGCCTTGAAGAATATGATCTCACCATCCTCGCCGACATCAGGCGCATGTATGATGACATGCGGCCCGGCCTGGTGATTCACCTGGCCGCTGTAGTGGGCGGAATCGGAGCGAACATGGCCCATCCCGGAACATTCTTTTACCGTAACCTCGTAATGGGGGTGCAGCTCATGGAGGAGGCGCGCCTTCGAGGGATTGAAAAGTTCGTCGCACTGGGTACAATCTGCGCCTACCCAAAGTATACCCCGGTGCCGTTCCGTGAGGAAGACCTCTGGAACGGCTATCCCGAGGAAACGAACGCCCCCTACGGTCTGGCGAAGAAAATGCTCCTGGTGCAGTCCCAGGCCTACCGTCAGGAATACGGTTTCAATTCCATCTACCTTCTGCCGGTTAACCTCTATGGCCCGGGGGACAATTTCGACCCCGCATCGAGCCATGTGATTCCGGCGCTCATAAAGAAATGTGTAGATGCTCTTGAAAGAGGAGAAGATACCATTGTGGTGTGGGGAACCGGGAAAGCCTCCCGGGAATTCCTGTATGCCGCCGACGCCGCCGAGGGTATTCTGCTCGCCGCTGAGCGATGTAACAGCTCCGATCCGGTCAATCTCGGCGCCGGTTTTGAAATTACCATCAGTGAGCTGGTCAAAAAAATCGCCCTCTACAGCGGGTTCACCGGAAAAATACTATGGGATACGAGCAAGCCGGATGGTCAGCCGCGCCGGTGTTTAGACACTGCGCGGGCCTGGGAGCGTTTCGGATTCAGGGCGAAGGTGGATTTTGACGAGGGACTCAGGCGAACTATCGAATGGTACCGCGCTTTCCGAAATGGTCTGAAGTCCGGATGA